From the genome of Flavobacteriales bacterium, one region includes:
- a CDS encoding glutamine synthetase III, which yields MSTAASFRFEALDSVINRVPSVPNGVQGSVSTYYGSKVFGIDAMREYLPDDAFSDVRNAVQRGERLSRKIADQVASSMKAWAIERGATHYTHWFQPLTGSTAEKHDAFFEPTSDGRAFESFGGNQLVQQEPDASSFPSGGLRNTFEARGYTAWDPTSPAFIIGKTLCIPTIFVSYTGDALDYKTPLLRALHKVDEAATAVCQYFDKNVTKVTATLGWEQEYFLVDSALYAARQDLALTGRTLFGHASAKDQQLEDHYFGSIPDRVGAFMRDFEAECLMLGIPVKTRHNEVAPNQFECAPVFEECNLAVDHNQLLMDVMEKTARRHNFRVLLHEKPYAGVNGSGKHNNWSLATSTGKNLLSPGSTPKTNLQFLTFFVNTIMAVHQHADLLRACIASAGNDHRLGANEAPPAIISIFIGSQLTNVLDDLVERVGKGNLSPDDKTALKLDIGKIPEILKDNTDRNRTSPFAFTGNKFELRAVGSSANCASAMTIMNAIMADQLKKFKVEVDKHIKKGAKKDVAILRVLRQYIIDSKNIRFEGNGYGDAWVKEAAKRGLSNVKTTPEALDAMITKEAAEFFSRNDIYTERELHARYEIQLETYTKKIQIESRVMGDLAINHIVPTAIRYQNVLLENVRGLKEVLTKAEYDKAAKIPLDTIKTISEHVAAITNGANEMLEARKKANAITDARKKAVAYCHDVKKYFEVIRYNVDKLELVIDDEIWPLPKYRELLFSR from the coding sequence ATGTCTACAGCAGCCAGTTTCAGATTTGAAGCCCTTGATAGCGTGATCAACAGGGTGCCATCTGTACCCAATGGAGTTCAAGGATCTGTTTCAACGTATTATGGAAGTAAAGTGTTCGGAATTGATGCCATGCGTGAGTATTTGCCGGATGATGCTTTCAGTGATGTACGGAATGCCGTTCAACGCGGGGAAAGGCTTAGCAGGAAGATTGCCGATCAGGTGGCATCATCAATGAAGGCCTGGGCTATTGAGCGCGGTGCGACCCATTATACACACTGGTTTCAGCCATTAACCGGTTCTACTGCTGAAAAACATGATGCGTTTTTTGAACCTACCTCTGACGGACGGGCTTTTGAATCCTTCGGTGGCAACCAACTGGTGCAACAGGAGCCGGATGCTTCCAGTTTTCCAAGCGGTGGATTGAGAAATACGTTTGAAGCCCGTGGATATACAGCGTGGGATCCGACATCTCCGGCCTTTATTATTGGTAAAACACTTTGCATCCCAACGATATTCGTATCATATACAGGTGATGCGCTGGACTATAAGACGCCATTGCTCAGGGCACTTCATAAAGTGGATGAAGCTGCAACGGCTGTTTGTCAGTATTTCGACAAGAATGTTACCAAGGTAACTGCTACCCTGGGCTGGGAACAGGAATACTTCCTCGTGGACTCGGCACTATATGCGGCACGTCAGGATCTTGCTTTGACAGGAAGAACCCTCTTCGGGCACGCATCCGCAAAGGATCAGCAATTGGAAGATCACTATTTCGGCTCAATTCCCGACCGGGTGGGTGCTTTTATGAGAGACTTTGAAGCGGAATGTCTGATGTTGGGTATACCGGTGAAAACACGTCACAATGAGGTTGCGCCCAACCAGTTTGAGTGCGCGCCGGTATTTGAGGAATGTAACCTGGCCGTGGATCATAACCAACTCCTCATGGATGTGATGGAGAAAACCGCGCGTCGTCATAATTTCCGGGTGCTGTTGCATGAGAAACCGTATGCCGGTGTCAATGGTTCCGGAAAGCATAACAACTGGTCGCTGGCCACAAGTACAGGTAAAAACCTGTTGAGTCCCGGTTCTACACCAAAGACAAACCTTCAGTTTCTGACCTTTTTTGTGAATACCATTATGGCGGTTCATCAGCATGCCGATTTGCTTCGTGCCTGTATCGCATCCGCCGGAAACGACCATCGGCTGGGAGCCAATGAAGCGCCACCTGCAATCATTTCCATCTTTATCGGCTCGCAGTTAACCAACGTGTTGGATGACCTTGTTGAAAGAGTAGGGAAGGGAAATTTATCTCCCGATGATAAAACGGCTCTTAAGTTGGATATCGGAAAAATTCCGGAGATTCTTAAGGATAATACAGACCGTAACAGGACATCTCCTTTCGCCTTTACCGGAAATAAGTTTGAACTGAGGGCAGTAGGGTCTTCGGCCAACTGCGCATCCGCAATGACGATCATGAATGCGATCATGGCCGATCAGCTGAAGAAGTTCAAAGTGGAGGTGGATAAGCACATTAAGAAAGGTGCAAAGAAAGATGTGGCCATTTTAAGGGTGCTTCGTCAATACATCATCGACTCCAAGAACATTCGTTTCGAAGGAAATGGTTACGGTGATGCGTGGGTGAAGGAAGCTGCCAAACGGGGTCTTTCAAATGTCAAGACCACTCCGGAAGCACTGGATGCAATGATCACCAAAGAGGCGGCCGAGTTCTTCAGTAGAAACGATATTTACACGGAACGGGAATTGCATGCCCGCTATGAAATCCAACTGGAAACATATACCAAGAAGATTCAGATTGAATCGAGGGTGATGGGGGATCTGGCGATCAATCACATTGTGCCTACTGCTATCCGCTATCAAAATGTACTGCTGGAAAATGTCAGAGGATTGAAAGAGGTTCTTACCAAAGCGGAGTATGATAAGGCAGCAAAGATTCCGTTGGATACCATTAAGACCATCTCTGAACATGTTGCGGCGATCACAAATGGGGCAAACGAAATGCTCGAGGCGCGGAAAAAAGCCAACGCGATTACAGATGCCAGAAAGAAAGCAGTGGCCTATTGCCACGATGTGAAAAAGTATTTTGAGGTGATCCGTTACAATGTGGATAAACTTGAATTGGTGATTGATGATGAGATATGGCCGCTTCCGAAATACCGGGAGTTGCTGTTCTCAAGATAA